ACCCCCGCCGCGGCGCGCGGCGAGCACGCCCAGGAGGACCGCGAGGACGGCCGTGACCAGCGTCGTTCCGATGACGATCGACAGGGTCACCGCCACCCGGCCCGAGAGGCTCACCGTCACCAGCTGGCCGTTGAACCAGGACCGGCCGAGGTCACCGGTGAGGGCATTGGTGAGCCAGTCCCAGTACTGCACGACGAGCGGGCGATTCAGACCGAGCTCCTCAGTTCTGCGCTGAACCTGCTCGGGCGTCGCGTTCTGGCCGAGGATGCGGCGGGCGACGTTCGCACTGTCGAGATAGAGCAGGCTGAAAGCGAGAGCCGAGATGACGAAGAGGAGCACGACGCCGGCGATCAGGCGCCTGACGATGAAGATGAGCATGCGGGGTCCGCTCCTGGTCAGCGAGCTGCGTGCTCGACGCGCGAGTCCGGCTCGTTGATCCATCGAGCCCGGAGAGCGGTCGCCTGCTCGGCATCGGTCTGGGTGCGGATCATCCTCGGTCCCCTCGATTCGACGACGCCTCTGTGCGTCGGATAGGGCGAAGGTAGCATCAATTCCGGTCAGTCGGTAGGTTTTCGACGTGAAAATCTACCAGGCGGTCGTTATTTGCTTTTCGAGGACTGCGGAAATGATCACGGCGTGAGCCCGGACTGCGCCGGGCTCACGCCGCATGTCGGATGCAGCATCCGTTCGACAGTGCCGAGGTGGGGCACTGATGGGATGTGCGCGAAGGTGTCGTCGATCTCTCAGCGCACGATCGCGAAGCCGGCAGTCCAGGGGAGCTGCTCTCCCACGGCGAGCGTCAGCTGCAGGAAGCCCATCGCCTCGAGTTCGTGCGCGCGCGCCAGCGAGCCGGCGTCGATTGCACCGAGACCTCCCGCAACGATGGCCGCGGAGAGAGTGGCCTTCGCGGCCGCGTCATCCCCCGCGACCAGAACGGTCGTGGGCACACCGCCGACCTGTTTGGTCGAGATCGTGCCGGCGAAGTTGGTGTTGAAGGCCTTGAGTACGGACGACTGCGGAAGTGCGGCCTGGAGTTCGGCGGCTGCCGAGCTGCCGACAGGGACGACCAGCGAGTCGAAGGTCTCGAAGTCGAGCGGGTTGGTGATGTCGACCACGACCTTGCCGGCGAGCTGCTCGCCGGCTCGCGAGACGATGTCGGCCACAGCAGGGTACGGGACGGCGAGGATCACGATGTCGCCCACGATGGGCGCGGTGCCGACCTGGTCGCGCGTGACGTGGATCACGTCGTTGCCGCCGGCGGCGAGCATCCCGCCGATCGCGTCGCCCATGCTGCCTGTTCCGATGATCGTGAAGCTGCTCATGTCAAATCCTTCTCCGTGTAGTTTGGTTGTACCTGCAACTATACCCTAGATACTTGTAGGTGCAACTTTTGGGATAGAGTGGTCCCATGGACGCGCTCAGGTATGACGAACGCGTGGCGGTGGCGCGCCTGCGGGCACTGCTGGAGCTGCTTCCCACCGCGCTCGACCGCCGGCTGGCCGACGCCGGCATCGGCTCCTTCGAGTTCACGCTCTTGGAGGCGCTGCACGAAGCGGAGCTGCGGCGACTTCGGCTGACAGCCCTGGCCGCCCGCACCAATGCCACCCTCCCCCGGCTCTCCCGAGTCGTCACGGGACTCGAACGTAAGGGGTTGGTCACGCGCGCCGCGTGCGAGGAAGACGGCCGCGCCACGAACGCCGTTCTGACGGATGCCGGCGAGGCCGTCTACTCCGAGGCTGCGCCGCTGTACGAGCGGGCCGTGCGGGAGACGATCTTGGACGGGCTCGACGGTGACGGGGTGCAGCAACTGGCCGGCATCTCGTTCGCCATCCTCGACAAGCTCGATCCCGACCGACGGCTGGCCGTGAGCGCGCCCGGGGGCGAAGCGGTCGACCGCGCCTCTCAGAACACAAGTGCATCCCGTGACGACAGCGAGTGCGCGGCGGATCCCGCTGCGACCTGACGCCGCCACCAGCGCACGCCTCCGGCGTGTATGTTCCTGAGTCGGCGCTCGAATCGAAGAGCCACGCGCGCGAGAGGTCGTCTTATGCGAATCCTGATCGGTGTCGACGGATCGGCCACCCATCCCCGACCTCAGCGGTGGGTGAGGTGAGCGAGCCGATCGTTCCCGAGCTCGTTCGGGCTTTCGACGTCACCGTCAGGCTGGGACCCGTCGAGGATCACGGCGCCACCCGGGCCGGACATCGGCGAGTCATTCCGATCGTGGGCGGTGAGATCAGCGGGGCGATCGAGGCGACGATCCTGCCCGGTGGAGCCGACTGGCAGCTCGTACGCACCGACGGCGCGCTCGAGATCGACGGCCGCTACTCGGCCCGCACGGCCGACGACGACCTCCTGTTTCTGCAGGTGTCCGGCGTTCGCAGCGGGCCCCCCGACGTTCTCGCAGCATTGCTCGCCGGGGAGGACGTGGCGCCGACCGAGTACTACTTCAGAACGGCGTTGCGGATCGAGACATCGGCACCTGCTCTGGCGTCACTCGAGCACGCGGTGTTCGTGGCATCCTGCATCAGGCACGCGGCGACCGTGCGGTACACCGCGTTCCGCGTGACCTGATCGACGAACGGGGCGCACCCGCGTGAATGCTTCGCGATGAGTTTGGGCGCGAGACCACGGGTCACGTCGGTGTAGATCGCAGCGGCCGGTGGTTGCGCCACGCCTGCTGATATGTCCAGAAGCCGTAGCGCGCGAAGCCTGCCATGATCACGAGTCCGACCAGCAGTCCGACGACGATCGCCCAGCCGATACCTCCGCCCAGCGCGACGATGATGCCGCCCGCGAGCAGGCCGACGACGCAGGCATTGACGACGATGATCAGCATGAATGAGCTCCCGAACAGGTGACTGAAGCTTCGTCGGCGCAGGAACGAATAGGTGAGCTGCGAACCCGCCATGTCGTCTGCTGTAGCCGCGAGGAAGTACTTCTCAATGGGCGGGTCCATGTCGACGTATGCCCCGCGCAGCCGGTTCATCGCCACGACGTACATGAGGTCCTCTTCGGCCACATTGAACACACGCGCCTGGGTCATCAGTCCCAGTACCGCGAGGAACCCGAGAATCACCAGCGCCGCACCGGCGAACCACCCGTCGAACCGGGTCGCCTGCCCGAGCAGCCCGATCGTCACCAGGCCGGCGGACACGAGCGTCAGGAAGATCGTGATCCGGGTGAGCACCTCGCCCTGCGCCGTGCCGCGGGCCGCGAGCAGTCCCCAGTGCTCCGTTGCGAGCATCTGCGCGCGCCGTGCGAGCACCGCGTCAGACTCCGCCGCGTCCGGCGCGGCCGGGGTCTCGTCGGCGGAAGGGTCGACAGGCACGTCCACAGCCATGAGCCATTGTCTCTCCGGGTGAGCCGGCGCGCCAGGCCGGCGCATCCTGCGGGGCTCACGGGAGATGATCTCGGCCGAGCGTCCGAAGCCACCGAGGCGGTACCCCCGCCCCCCGAACCCAGCGATCGCCCGCCGTGCGATCACGTCGCTGAACGTGTTGCCCCAGAATGTGCTGCGAACTCCGTCGGCTCGGTCGTGGCTGCAGACTGCGCCAGACGGAGAACGAGACGAGCGGCCTGTTCAGCGAATGGTTCTCGATGGGCTGCCGTGAGCTGAACGGGGCCCGATCATCGGCGATCGAGGTGCGCAGGGAGCTGAGCACCCTGTGGCGGAAATGGGTCCGTGAGATCCGATGAGACGCGATGTCGCCCGCCGCCGTGGGATCGGTTCCCCATGTAGTTCACCGCGCTCGGCTATCGTCGTGCGTAAGAACCCAGTTCAGGATATCCGCCCCGCCTCGGTCAGCGCGGGTCGACGCGCAGCGTGGTCTGCCGGGCAAGCGAGGTGGTGATCGAACGGGTGGCCGATCCCTGGCCGTACTTGGCGAAGTAGGCCGCGTCGATCGCGTCATCGTGCGACACGTCGAGCGTGTACGCGACAGCCCGGGTGGTGCCGTCCCAGCGGAGGAAGCCCTCGAAGTGGCGGGCGACACCTTTGAACCACGCGCCGTCCGGCCCCTTGACCGACCGCAGGTAGAGGTCGCCGTCGACGACGACGTGCCACACGATGGTGAGGGTGCGACTCGAGCCGTCGGCACGGCGTCCCGCGACTCTCACCTCACCGGCGCGGTGCAGTTCTCGCAGCTCGGCGTCAGTCCATCCGGTCATCGTCGGCTCCTTCGCTCGCCGTGCCGCGGTACTCGGCGTCGGTGATGTGCTCTTTCCAGATCGTGGTCGTCGCCGGGTCATCGCCCGCTTCGAGCATCGCGATGTGCTCCATGAAGCATCCGGGCGCAGCGGCATGCCAGTGGTCCTCCCCCGGCGGGGTGTACAGAGTCTGGCCGGCCGGCACGTCGATGATCGTGCCGTCGCGGTGCCCGAAGCGCGCGACGCCCTGGGTGACGCGCACGTACTGGCCGCGGGCGTGAGAGTGCCAAGCGGTGCGGCCGCCGGGCGCGAACCGCACCGTCGCCACCGTCATCCGCTGATCCGCTTCATGCGGGGTGGCGATCGGGTCGAGCCACACGTCTCCAGCGAACTTGTCCGGCGGGTTCTTCACTGTGGGCGCCACGGGTTCGATGTTCATCGGATCCTCTTCCTTACGTCAGCGGGTCATCGGATGCTGCCGCGTCGCCGTGCAGCCGGGAGCAGCTCGTGCGCGCCGTAGCTGTTGTCGTCGGGGTTGATGGTGACGCCCGGCGCGACGATCCCGTCGATCCGGTCCAGGACGGCCGGGCTCAGCACGACACCGGCCGCCGGCAGGTACGACTCGAGCTGCTCCATCGTGCGGGGCCCGACGATGGCAGCGGTGACCCCCGGGTGGTTGATCACGAAAGCGATCGCGAGCTCGATCATCGACAGACCCGCCTCGTCGGCGACCGCGGCGAGGTCCTCGACGATGTCGAGCTTGCGTTGGTTCGCGGGCGAGGTCATGTCGAATCGCGCGGACGGTCGAGCGCTCGAGGTCGGCGCCGACGGGGAGTCCTTCCGCCACCGCCCGGTGAGCCATCCCCCCGCGAGCGGGCTGTACGTGAGCGTGCCCATCCCGTGACGCCGGGCCGTGGGGAGCACGTCGTCCTCGATCCCCCTCACCAGGATCGAGTACGGGGGCTGCTCGGTGACGAATCGCTCGAGGTTCCGCTGCTGCGACGCCCACTGCGCCTCCACGATCTGCGACCCCGAATACGATGAGCTCCCGATGTAGCGGATCTTGCCCTGGTGGACGAGGTCGGACAGGGCGCCGAGAGTCTCCTCGACGTCGGTATCCGGGCTCGGGCGGTGCACCTGGTAGAGGTCGATGTAGTCGGTATCCAGGCGCCGGAGCGAGTCCTCGACCGCGCGGATGATCCATCTGCGAGACCCGCCGCGCTGGTTCGGGTCGTCCGGATCCATCGGCATGAAGAACTTCGTCGCCAGCACGACCTCGTCGCGGCGTCCCTTCAACGCTTTGCCGGTGATCTCCTCCGACACCCCGGCCGAGTAGACGTCGGCGGTGTCGACGACGTTGATCCCGGCATCCAGTGCGGCGTGAGTGATGCGGATGCTGTCCGCCTCGTCCTGGTTACCCCAGGGGCCGAACATCATCGTGCCCACGCAGAGCGGGCTGACTTTCACCCCTGTGCGGCCCAGCGGACGGTACTCCATGATTCGATTCCCTTCGATTCAAACGACATCGCGATAGCCGGCGCGCGCGGCCTGCCACGACGGGTTCCCTGCCCGGATCGGCGCTGAGTCCGCGGCTCTGCTCCCTGCGCGGGTGGCGG
This window of the Microbacterium sp. SSM24 genome carries:
- a CDS encoding NADPH-dependent F420 reductase, whose translation is MSSFTIIGTGSMGDAIGGMLAAGGNDVIHVTRDQVGTAPIVGDIVILAVPYPAVADIVSRAGEQLAGKVVVDITNPLDFETFDSLVVPVGSSAAAELQAALPQSSVLKAFNTNFAGTISTKQVGGVPTTVLVAGDDAAAKATLSAAIVAGGLGAIDAGSLARAHELEAMGFLQLTLAVGEQLPWTAGFAIVR
- a CDS encoding MarR family winged helix-turn-helix transcriptional regulator, whose translation is MDALRYDERVAVARLRALLELLPTALDRRLADAGIGSFEFTLLEALHEAELRRLRLTALAARTNATLPRLSRVVTGLERKGLVTRAACEEDGRATNAVLTDAGEAVYSEAAPLYERAVRETILDGLDGDGVQQLAGISFAILDKLDPDRRLAVSAPGGEAVDRASQNTSASRDDSECAADPAAT
- a CDS encoding DUF3237 domain-containing protein — protein: MSEPIVPELVRAFDVTVRLGPVEDHGATRAGHRRVIPIVGGEISGAIEATILPGGADWQLVRTDGALEIDGRYSARTADDDLLFLQVSGVRSGPPDVLAALLAGEDVAPTEYYFRTALRIETSAPALASLEHAVFVASCIRHAATVRYTAFRVT
- a CDS encoding DUF2255 family protein is translated as MTGWTDAELRELHRAGEVRVAGRRADGSSRTLTIVWHVVVDGDLYLRSVKGPDGAWFKGVARHFEGFLRWDGTTRAVAYTLDVSHDDAIDAAYFAKYGQGSATRSITTSLARQTTLRVDPR
- a CDS encoding cupin domain-containing protein; this encodes MNIEPVAPTVKNPPDKFAGDVWLDPIATPHEADQRMTVATVRFAPGGRTAWHSHARGQYVRVTQGVARFGHRDGTIIDVPAGQTLYTPPGEDHWHAAAPGCFMEHIAMLEAGDDPATTTIWKEHITDAEYRGTASEGADDDRMD
- a CDS encoding aldo/keto reductase, with the translated sequence MEYRPLGRTGVKVSPLCVGTMMFGPWGNQDEADSIRITHAALDAGINVVDTADVYSAGVSEEITGKALKGRRDEVVLATKFFMPMDPDDPNQRGGSRRWIIRAVEDSLRRLDTDYIDLYQVHRPSPDTDVEETLGALSDLVHQGKIRYIGSSSYSGSQIVEAQWASQQRNLERFVTEQPPYSILVRGIEDDVLPTARRHGMGTLTYSPLAGGWLTGRWRKDSPSAPTSSARPSARFDMTSPANQRKLDIVEDLAAVADEAGLSMIELAIAFVINHPGVTAAIVGPRTMEQLESYLPAAGVVLSPAVLDRIDGIVAPGVTINPDDNSYGAHELLPAARRRGSIR